A single genomic interval of Devosia oryziradicis harbors:
- the cysG gene encoding siroheme synthase CysG yields MHVVSRQQNKSRPDRVAPLAVLPVFFDLTGKRVIAIGGSEAATWKIELLAAAGAHVQVLAPIDQWCDDLIALAESGASAGTISLVDCQWSPSDLSGAALAVADIEGDAEALAFVEAARDAAVPYNVIDRPEFCQFQFGTIVNRSPVVVGISTAGAAPILGQAVRRRIETLLPATLSAWAQLARQVRASVMDRLEAGPQRRAFWERLVDRAFGDAAPTPMDGDIDAIAAAPPLGRVTLVGAGPGDADLLTIKAVRALQSADVILFDDLVSPDVLELARREAKRMLVGKRAARESCRQEDINEMMLTLARQGKHVVRLKSGDPMIFGRAGEEIDMLEGHGIAVGVVPGVTAALALASRLGISLTHRDHAQSVRFVTGHSRKGVLPDTLNWVGLADPATTSVYYMSRRTLPEIVSQLRAQGMGLGTPAIIAGNVGRADEQVWRGTIGEAVAAVEAFPLSAPTIFAVGDALRQRTSAAAIAVSA; encoded by the coding sequence ATGCACGTGGTCTCCAGGCAGCAGAATAAGTCCCGTCCCGACCGGGTCGCACCGCTGGCGGTGCTGCCGGTATTCTTCGATCTGACCGGCAAGCGGGTCATCGCCATAGGCGGGTCGGAAGCCGCAACGTGGAAGATCGAACTACTTGCCGCGGCCGGCGCGCATGTGCAGGTGCTGGCGCCGATCGACCAGTGGTGCGACGACCTGATCGCGCTCGCGGAAAGTGGTGCTTCCGCCGGTACGATCAGCCTGGTGGACTGCCAATGGTCACCGTCGGACTTGTCAGGCGCGGCCCTGGCGGTGGCCGATATCGAGGGTGACGCCGAGGCTCTGGCCTTCGTCGAGGCCGCGCGGGACGCAGCGGTGCCCTACAATGTCATCGACCGGCCCGAATTTTGCCAGTTTCAGTTCGGCACCATCGTCAACCGCTCTCCTGTCGTCGTGGGTATTTCCACCGCCGGCGCCGCGCCGATCCTGGGCCAGGCCGTCCGCCGCCGCATCGAGACCCTGCTGCCGGCAACGCTCAGCGCCTGGGCGCAACTGGCCCGGCAGGTGCGCGCCAGTGTGATGGACCGGCTCGAAGCCGGCCCGCAACGCCGCGCCTTTTGGGAGCGACTGGTCGACCGCGCCTTCGGCGACGCCGCGCCGACACCCATGGATGGCGACATCGACGCCATTGCGGCTGCGCCGCCTCTTGGTCGCGTGACGCTGGTCGGGGCCGGGCCGGGTGACGCAGACCTGCTCACCATCAAGGCGGTGCGCGCACTGCAATCGGCCGACGTCATCCTGTTCGATGACCTCGTCTCCCCGGACGTCCTCGAACTCGCCCGCCGGGAAGCCAAGCGCATGCTGGTCGGCAAGCGCGCCGCCCGCGAAAGCTGCCGCCAGGAGGACATCAACGAGATGATGCTGACCCTGGCCCGCCAGGGCAAGCACGTGGTCCGGCTCAAGTCCGGCGACCCGATGATCTTCGGCCGGGCCGGCGAAGAGATCGACATGCTCGAGGGCCACGGCATTGCTGTCGGCGTCGTGCCGGGCGTCACTGCCGCGCTGGCGCTGGCCAGCCGGCTGGGCATTTCATTGACCCACCGCGACCATGCGCAATCGGTGCGCTTCGTCACCGGGCATTCCCGTAAGGGCGTGCTGCCCGATACGCTGAACTGGGTCGGGCTCGCCGACCCCGCGACCACCAGCGTCTATTACATGTCTCGCCGCACCCTGCCCGAGATCGTCAGCCAGCTGCGGGCCCAGGGCATGGGTCTTGGCACGCCCGCCATCATTGCCGGCAATGTCGGCCGCGCCGACGAGCAGGTCTGGCGCGGCACGATTGGCGAAGCGGTCGCAGCGGTGGAGGCGTTCCCCCTCTCGGCGCCGACGATCTTCGCAGTGGGCGACGCGCTGAGGCAGCGGACATCTGCCGCGGCAATCGCGGTCAGCGCCTGA